In the genome of Candida dubliniensis CD36 chromosome 3, complete sequence, the window TATGAAACCAGCGACAAGACAATTATCAGAGGGTCTTTAGTTGATTCGTTAAGTATTGCTGCTGATGCCTGTACTGAGGACCAAAAAAGAGTTATCTGGAACAAAGTATTCAATTTCCCGGTTGAGTTTGGTCATGAAGTAATTACAGAACTCAAAAAATCAGGGGAATTATTGGGTAAGATTGCTGTTGTCGATGAGCTCACAATCAAAACCGACAATTTAAAGACAACTTATCTTATTCTTGTCATCACAAAATCTTTACTCAATAATCTTGAAGCAACAAAAGTTAACAATACCTTATTGGATTCGTTGATCAAATCGTCAATTGACTGGCTTAGCATTGTGAATATTGATATCAGacaaattgttgttggcAATCTACTCACAGGTTTGCACAGTAAACCTGACACCGTTTTACCAATATTAGATCTGATTATTCTTcccaaaatatttgaacaattacAAGCCGAAgattcatttaaaaaaatcattaccaTGGGTCCATACAAATACGTTTTGGATGAGGGGTTGGAAATTAGAAAGCTTTGCTATgagtttatttattcagTAATTTCGTTGGAAAACTCGGTGGTTGCAAAATACAACATTAATCTTGAAAACATTGCTAGTAAAATTATCGAGTTTGGTTTAGTCGACAATCAGACAGATGTCACCGTGTTGGCTTGTATTAACTTGACTAATTATGTCGAGTTACATAAAGATAGTGCGGTCGAATTGATTACACGGGATGGAGGCAATATGTTTACAACAATGATTAACAATTTGAAGAAGCAATTAAGTAAAAAATTGTCAGCAAAGGCATCTACACAAGATTCAGAATCTCACCAGGAAAGAATCAAGTctattatcaaattatcGAAAAAATTTGCCAGTGTTGTGGAAGCTGCTGAAAGTAACGACCTTGCTGCTGCTATTAGAATTTGGAACGAATACAacaatgatttgaaaacaaattttacaATTTACTACAAAAGTACTGATGGTGTATAGAGTTCTTCTTTATGTACCTAAAATAAAAAGGTGTTCACACTTTGAAGTGTACTTCTACTAGGATTGACTTTGCATATTTGAGAAATTTTGCTCAAGTGCTGTTTGATTAAGGTTTTCGTTACTGTTGGAGGCGTTGTGGTCGGACaccaattcaaatcaaaattcaaACACAATAGCACTAAAGCCATACCAACACTAAGATCACGCCCGGTATCACATAAAATAGTGCATGGCAAATCTATTTTTATTTCGGGTAATATCTCCCTGAACTTATTTGAACCTTTTTTGTTACTCGAAATTGAGTACTGTACAACTTGTTTGGTTTTAGGGATATCAGTAATGGTGTATTCTTCATGGAATAATATAACATTTGTGTTAAACAGACTAAATTTGACATTTCCCTCTAATTTCCCAATTGAAATACCAGTGTCGCCAAGCTTAAATATTTCCACAGTGTTACCCATTGGTTTATAGAGACTAGTGATCTTTTCTATCAATTCGGTCTCTCCACATCTTATATAGGCATCTTCTAACACATCATCTGCCATACTCCAAAACACATCTGCACCAAACTTCCCATCACATAAAGTTCGAGGAACCCATAACTCATGATCATCAGCCGAGCCTTGAATATAATCACACGAAATAGTGCCATTGCCAGTTTTGATGTCAATTCGTTTGTGTACATCAACTTTTTTGGATGCAGATACACAACAAATATTGTACACCGAATCAtccaaattgttgtttaagATAGCTCCAGGGTAATACCAAGAAGGAACCAATGGCTTATCTAATTTATACCCTTCAAGCAACTTCATCTGTTTTACAGTGTCAACAAACGATGGAATTAGTTTCTCAATTGAGTAATGTTCACTTTCTGACACCATGCTAGAAGGGGTTCTTAACCAATCGCCATCTCCAAAAATGattgaattcaaaacaGCACACCAAATGGGAATGGTTTTCAGCAACGCATCGGGCATTAATTTCCCCCTTCGTGTGGAATCAACTATCACCACTCCTCCATGCTCCAAAATAATGGGCAAAAGATGCAAGTTTAGTCTACGCAAGGAGAAGGACCACACATTGGTATGTCCGTCAGTTGACTTGAAATAGCATGTGTCTAATCTATCGTTCAAGGGGACATACCAAAGACCACATCTTTCGTTGGGAATTAATGGATACAGTAATGAGTTATGTATAGTTTTGACAAAGTAATGGTCATGGATGATTGATTGTAGCCGGTTTTTAAATGACAACAGAgactttttcaaattcttatttatttcattaatgtcgttatttatattaaataTGGGTTGCTGCATTTTCCAGCTCACAAAGGTCTTCttgtatattttttttttctagtGTCGTGCTTAACGTCTATTTAATCTTTTTCGTTTCAAAGCTTGCAATCTCTTCTCTTCTTCCATTTCTCGGCGATCTTCTCTCTCCGCATCTATTCTTGATTGATACTCCTCGTCAAAAATCTCTGCACCAGTAGCTTCCATATCGTCTGAATCATAATCGTCTCCGTAATACATTGAACGCTTTTTACCTTTATTGAACATTGCCCAAATTTCTTCTCTGTCGATTTCATTCGCACCATAACCCTCGTCGTATTCGTCATCATCCTCTACAAAATCGCtcaaatcatcatcttcttctaccTCTTGGTATGATCTTGACTTTCGTTTTTCTTCAAGCTTCAGCTTTATCTTGGAGGATGGCTGTCTTGGAGGCAAAGGAGCCTTGATCACAGGTGCTGGCTTGGGTGCCCGTTGTGGAGTGGGTTTAACGTGTGCAGTTGTTGGATGAGGACCATTCCGAGAAATTCCAACTGGTTTCAGCATATTGTGACGAGGTACTTGGCCGGGTTTCGTGTCTGATGGTTTAGATTTTGCCTCTGGTGACTTGCTTTTCTGCAAAAGGTTTATCGATAGTTTACTGTGATCGATACTAGCTgctttttttaataattcattataatttaatctCTTTTTAGGTGGCggcggtggtggtggtggttgttgttgttgttgttgttgttgtactAACGATGGTGACTGATTACGGGATCTTTGAGCAGAAGCTTGACGACCTCCAGATTTGGTTGAAGTAGATGACTTTGGTTTACTGGTAGTTGTCTTTTTTGGCGGTAAacctttcttttctctaAGTTCCCTTTCCTTTTGCTCTCTTTCCAATCGTCGCTTTTCCTTCAATCTAGCAACTACTGGATCTATTGGGCGGTCTTGACTATAGTTTCTAAACTTATCTTTTGTCACAGCAGTATCAGACTTTTTCTCAACAGGAACTTGCTTTTGCTGAATTTTTCCCTTTTTCTCAATTTGCTGAAGTATAGACGACAAACCCATTTTTGATCCAATACATATACCAGACGTGAATTGAGGGCAGTCAATACTTCTATTCAAATGGAACAATGAGGAAACAAGTCCTAAGGGCCAACTCAggctaaaaaaaaaaaaaaaaaaaaaaaaagaacaagtGCACATATATTGACAAGTATCACGTGACC includes:
- a CDS encoding negative regulator of ty transcription, putative (Similar to S. cerevisiae SPT2;~In S. cerevisiae: protein involved in negative regulation of transcription; required for RNA polyadenylation; exhibits regulated interactions with both histones and SWI-SNF components, has similarity to mammalian HMG1 proteins), with amino-acid sequence MCTCSFFFFFFFFSSSWPLGLVSSLFHLNRSIDCPQFTSGICIGSKMGLSSILQQIEKKGKIQQKQVPVEKKSDTAVTKDKFRNYSQDRPIDPVVARLKEKRRLEREQKERELREKKGLPPKKTTTSKPKSSTSTKSGGRQASAQRSRNQSPSLVQQQQQQQQPPPPPPPPKKRLNYNELLKKAASIDHSKLSINLLQKSKSPEAKSKPSDTKPGQVPRHNMSKPVGISRNGPHPTTAHVKPTPQRAPKPAPVIKAPLPPRQPSSKIKSKLEEKRKSRSYQEVEEDDDLSDFVEDDDEYDEGYGANEIDREEIWAMFNKGKKRSMYYGDDYDSDDMEATGAEIFDEEYQSRIDAEREDRREMEEEKRLQALKRKRLNRR
- a CDS encoding initiator methionine tRNA 2'-O-ribosyl phosphate transferase, putative (Similar to S. cerevisiae RIT1;~In S. cerevisiae: 2'-O-ribosyl phosphate transferase, modifies the initiator methionine tRNA at position 64 to distinguish it from elongator methionine tRNA) gives rise to the protein MQQPIFNINNDINEINKNLKKSSLSFKNRLQSIIHDHYFVKTIHNSLSYPLIPNERCGLWYVPLNDRLDTCYFKSTDGHTNVWSFSLRRLNLHLLPIILEHGGVVIVDSTRRGKLMPDALSKTIPIWCAVLNSIIFGDGDWLRTPSSMVSESEHYSIEKLIPSFVDTVKQMKLLEGYKLDKPLVPSWYYPGAILNNNLDDSVYNICCVSASKKVDVHKRIDIKTGNGTISCDYIQGSADDHELWVPRTLCDGKFGADVFWSMADDVLEDAYIRCGETELIEKITSLYKPMGNTVEIFKLGDTGISIGKLEGNVKFSSFNTNVILFHEEYTITDIPKTKQVVQYSISSNKKGSNKFREILPEIKIDLPCTILCDTGRDLSVGMALVLLCLNFDLNWCPTTTPPTVTKTLIKQHLSKISQICKVNPSRSTLQSVNTFLF